Within Vannielia litorea, the genomic segment CCCTCTCGAAGGGCTCGATCGAAATCTCCTGCGGCACCAGCCCGATCATGGCGCGGGCGGCGCGGTAGTCGGTGGCAATGTTGTGCCCGCCCACGGTCACCGTGCCGCCGGTGGGCCGGATCAGCCCGCAAACCGCCGAGATCGTCGTCGTCTTGCCCGCGCCGTTCGGCCCCAGCAACGCGAGGATCTCGCCCTCCTCGATATCGAGGTCGAGCCCGTGCAGCGCCGTGTGGCCGCTGTCATAGGTCTTCTGCAATCCCTTGATGGATATGATCGGGGCCATGTGGTTGGCCTCCCTTGTCCCTCGTTACATCAGGGGAAGAGTTCTAGCGCCCGGCGGTGTTCTGACAAGTCCGTGAACGGGCATTCCTGTCAGAGCGCTGTCAGGAGGGCGCGGCTTTCGGGCATTCGGTCAAGCGTCGCGTCGATCAGCGTGCACCACTTCGGCCCGCCCGCCCGCGCCTCCTCCCAGGCCTCCTTCAGCTCGTCCGGACGGTCCTCCGCCAGCGTCGCGATCAGCAACGCCGCCTGTGCCATGTCCTTGCGCGCCTTGCTCCGGTCCTCGCCCGCGCGCCGGGCGGCGACGATGAGCTTGTGAATCGCATAGGCCTCCGGCCGCGGCACCTGCACCAGCACGCCGGAGCGATAGAGCCCCACCGCCGGGATCGGCCGCGCCAGCAGGAAATTCAGAAAGTGCAACGCCTGCGCCGACACCCCCAGCGACGGCAACTCCTTCAACCCCTCGTCCGCCTCGAAGGAAGGCGTGAGGAATTCGACCAACATCTCACGTCGCGTCTGCCGCCACTTCCAGACCTTCCCCTTGTGGAGAGACGGAACGGGATCAAAGGACAGGTCCGCCAGCACGTCGTTCAGTGGCTCC encodes:
- a CDS encoding nucleotidyltransferase family protein, coding for MAAYHDLLRSLKDERASDVRGKPTLYKVNGKDYWYDVYRVGSDVQKTYIGEDTDELRGRLDRIRDLRAEAEAREANRTRLVRLLRAEGVASMDGGTGSLLAAMARIGVFRLGGTIIGTQAFKLYEGELGVRLGYSDLAMTGDMDIASFERLSVALDDTVSEPLNDVLADLSFDPVPSLHKGKVWKWRQTRREMLVEFLTPSFEADEGLKELPSLGVSAQALHFLNFLLARPIPAVGLYRSGVLVQVPRPEAYAIHKLIVAARRAGEDRSKARKDMAQAALLIATLAEDRPDELKEAWEEARAGGPKWCTLIDATLDRMPESRALLTAL